Proteins from a genomic interval of Leptospira hartskeerlii:
- a CDS encoding extracellular solute-binding protein, whose translation MNLALKNSKFLNICYFTLLLSVITFSSNGCKEKEEVQISVATEDLPWEGDPNSIPEALRKPNPSVSPNAKRGGIFRIYSHQYPKSLNWYLENFSTTAEIFGQMFEPLLERHPITMEPLPKLASSWKISSDKKTFTFNLDKNARWSDGKPITAKDVLFTYETIMNKKNNTALHRIDLSRFETPKLVNEYEVEFTQKEIHWKNFEFIAYDFFIIPEHYYAGKDFNKENFEFPVTSGPYELQSAKKGIYVKMKRRNDYWMRAYPFYKGADNFDTLIFKVFNDDAVAFQAFKKGDIDLYPVYKAATWVQDTTGEPFDKNYIVKQKIYNDKKSGFQGWAFNMRRKPFDDVRIRKAIAHLVNRKLMVDKLAFGEYQLTDSYYGSVWEEGQLPNPAIDYDPEAAKKLFAEAGWKPNAKGFLEKDGQQFVIHILERDRSVEKYFTLFMERVKELGIQVTIESTDLANWSERMDKYDFDVTWAAWGAGSSFPDPEHHWDSKYANENGQNNYNGFKNPEVDKLIEQQKTEFDIKKRTEILKKIDKILTKEVPYVLLWGIKSTRVLYWNRFGTPENPLSRYSGEGAAKSLWWIDAEKDKALENSKKNKTALPPYKRDLYYHSK comes from the coding sequence TTGAACCTTGCTCTAAAAAATTCCAAATTCCTAAACATTTGCTATTTTACACTTTTATTATCCGTAATCACTTTCTCTTCAAACGGCTGTAAAGAGAAGGAAGAAGTCCAGATCTCAGTAGCGACTGAAGATCTTCCTTGGGAAGGGGATCCGAATAGTATCCCGGAAGCATTGAGAAAGCCGAATCCTTCTGTTTCTCCTAACGCAAAAAGGGGAGGGATTTTTAGGATCTATAGTCATCAGTATCCTAAGTCTTTGAACTGGTATTTGGAAAATTTCTCTACCACTGCCGAGATTTTCGGTCAAATGTTCGAACCACTTTTGGAAAGACATCCAATTACGATGGAGCCTCTTCCTAAACTTGCTTCTTCTTGGAAGATCTCTTCCGATAAAAAAACTTTTACATTCAATCTGGATAAAAATGCCAGATGGAGCGATGGTAAGCCTATCACTGCTAAAGATGTATTATTCACTTACGAAACGATCATGAATAAGAAGAATAATACTGCGCTTCATCGGATTGACCTTTCTCGTTTCGAAACTCCTAAGTTAGTCAATGAATACGAAGTGGAATTTACTCAAAAAGAGATCCATTGGAAGAACTTTGAATTTATAGCTTACGACTTCTTTATTATTCCGGAACATTATTATGCCGGAAAAGATTTTAATAAGGAAAATTTCGAGTTTCCTGTGACTTCCGGACCCTACGAATTACAGTCGGCCAAAAAAGGGATCTACGTGAAAATGAAACGTAGGAACGATTATTGGATGAGAGCTTATCCTTTTTATAAGGGAGCGGACAATTTTGATACTCTTATATTTAAGGTATTCAACGACGACGCAGTAGCATTCCAAGCATTCAAAAAAGGTGATATAGATCTATATCCGGTGTATAAAGCCGCGACTTGGGTTCAAGATACGACCGGAGAGCCTTTTGATAAGAATTATATCGTAAAACAAAAGATCTATAATGATAAAAAATCGGGTTTTCAGGGTTGGGCATTCAATATGAGAAGAAAACCCTTCGACGATGTTCGGATCAGAAAGGCGATCGCTCATTTGGTGAACAGAAAACTCATGGTAGACAAACTCGCTTTCGGAGAATACCAACTCACAGATTCCTATTACGGTTCCGTATGGGAAGAAGGACAATTACCAAATCCTGCGATAGATTATGATCCGGAAGCAGCTAAAAAACTTTTTGCGGAAGCTGGATGGAAACCCAATGCAAAAGGTTTCTTGGAAAAAGACGGACAACAATTTGTGATCCATATCCTGGAAAGAGATAGAAGTGTTGAAAAATATTTTACTCTATTCATGGAAAGAGTAAAGGAACTTGGCATCCAAGTTACTATAGAGAGCACAGATCTTGCTAACTGGTCCGAAAGAATGGACAAGTATGATTTTGATGTTACCTGGGCCGCTTGGGGAGCAGGAAGTTCCTTTCCGGATCCGGAACATCATTGGGATTCTAAATACGCGAACGAAAACGGACAGAACAATTATAACGGTTTCAAAAATCCGGAAGTAGACAAACTTATCGAGCAGCAAAAAACGGAATTCGATATTAAAAAAAGAACAGAAATCTTAAAGAAGATAGATAAGATCTTAACTAAAGAGGTTCCCTACGTTCTTCTTTGGGGGATTAAATCCACGAGAGTTCTTTATTGGAATAGATTCGGAACACCAGAAAATCCTCTTTCCAGATATTCTGGAGAAGGTGCAGCCAAGTCTTTATGGTGGATAGACGCAGAAAAAGACAAGGCATTGGAAAATTCTAAGAAGAATAAGACGGCTCTTCCTCCTTATAAAAGAGACTTGTACTACCATTCTAAATAA
- a CDS encoding RelA/SpoT family protein — protein sequence MGFVKAPATKEMLIEGVLETMGPEALEMIEKAYKVSEDSHQGQFRLSGEPYIVHPLQVGFILYELGLDEKVISAGILHDVIEDTKYTRDDMVRDFGTEITQLVEGVTKISQIKSQSKETEAAENIRKIIIATIQDIRVILIKLADKTHNMRTLSFQPPEKQRRIANETLSLYAPIAGRLGIYSVKSELEDLAFQVIFPEEYQDIKKRISAKKSEREDYIEKLQLILKQRLAEIQINANVEGRAKHFFSIYRKMKTKEKTFDEIFDLRAIRIVTDEIKDCYGVLGIVHTLWSPVPGRFKDYIATPKTNMYQSLHTTVIGPDGKPLEVQIRTAEMNAIAEFGIAAHWVYKEGKTHANERHLTVKWLEVLQTWQDSALDPKEFLEELKYDLHEDEVFVFTPKGEIIQLPKGATVLDFAFRIHTDVGLHCKGAKINGRMIPLRTELRSGDQVEVVIDKRSKPSPIWLRIVKTPSARQKLRAYFRKLREETSKDLEHGAENAAELTLNAEVLEELKRKPSEKVSKQTHQQGQVAGGKILVAGLRDIPVRLSGCCSPLPGDQIIGFVTRGRGVSVHKKNCSVALKQREEEQLRQITVDWDYGQTEPVPVRVEVKAKDRQGIYLEMVKSISGTQTNILEAGASTVQKDTLMARFMIEVEHLDQLKEILGNLKRIPDVVFAHRVK from the coding sequence ATGGGATTTGTTAAGGCTCCTGCCACCAAAGAAATGTTAATCGAAGGGGTTCTGGAAACTATGGGACCCGAAGCCTTGGAAATGATCGAGAAGGCTTATAAGGTTTCGGAAGATTCTCACCAAGGACAATTCCGGCTTTCGGGTGAACCTTATATAGTTCACCCTCTCCAAGTAGGTTTTATCTTATACGAGTTAGGCTTGGACGAGAAGGTAATTTCTGCCGGGATCCTTCATGATGTGATAGAAGACACAAAATACACGAGAGATGATATGGTCCGTGATTTTGGGACTGAGATCACTCAGCTTGTGGAAGGTGTGACTAAAATTTCTCAGATCAAAAGCCAATCCAAGGAAACGGAAGCAGCGGAGAATATCCGAAAGATCATTATCGCAACCATCCAGGATATTCGGGTCATTCTGATCAAACTTGCAGATAAGACTCACAATATGAGGACTCTTTCTTTCCAACCTCCTGAAAAACAGAGAAGGATCGCAAACGAAACTCTTTCTTTATACGCTCCAATTGCTGGAAGATTAGGTATATATTCAGTTAAATCCGAACTGGAAGACCTCGCGTTCCAGGTCATCTTTCCGGAAGAATACCAAGATATTAAAAAGCGTATCAGCGCTAAAAAGTCTGAAAGAGAAGATTATATCGAAAAACTTCAGCTGATCCTGAAACAAAGGCTCGCTGAAATTCAGATCAACGCGAATGTAGAAGGAAGGGCAAAACATTTCTTCTCCATCTATCGTAAGATGAAAACGAAGGAAAAAACCTTCGACGAAATTTTCGATCTAAGAGCGATCCGTATCGTGACCGACGAGATCAAAGATTGCTACGGTGTATTAGGGATTGTGCATACACTTTGGTCTCCTGTCCCGGGAAGGTTTAAGGATTACATCGCAACTCCTAAAACAAATATGTACCAATCGCTTCATACGACTGTGATTGGTCCCGACGGAAAACCTTTGGAAGTTCAGATCCGTACTGCAGAGATGAATGCGATCGCTGAATTCGGGATCGCTGCTCACTGGGTTTACAAAGAAGGTAAAACTCATGCCAACGAAAGACATCTAACCGTGAAGTGGTTGGAAGTCCTACAGACCTGGCAGGATTCCGCTTTAGACCCTAAAGAATTTTTAGAAGAACTAAAATATGATCTTCATGAAGATGAAGTATTTGTTTTCACTCCTAAGGGAGAGATTATACAACTTCCTAAAGGTGCAACGGTTTTGGACTTTGCATTCAGAATTCACACAGATGTGGGCTTGCATTGTAAGGGAGCTAAGATCAACGGTAGAATGATCCCCCTTCGCACAGAACTTAGAAGTGGTGATCAAGTAGAAGTTGTAATAGACAAAAGATCCAAACCTTCTCCTATCTGGCTTCGCATTGTTAAAACTCCTTCTGCCAGACAAAAGTTACGGGCTTATTTCAGAAAACTCAGAGAAGAGACGAGCAAGGATCTGGAACACGGTGCGGAGAATGCTGCAGAGCTCACTCTGAATGCGGAAGTATTAGAAGAACTTAAACGTAAACCTTCCGAAAAAGTTTCGAAGCAGACTCATCAACAAGGCCAAGTTGCAGGTGGAAAAATTTTGGTCGCAGGGCTTCGAGATATTCCGGTACGTCTTTCAGGTTGTTGTTCTCCTCTTCCTGGGGACCAGATCATCGGTTTCGTAACTAGAGGAAGAGGTGTTTCCGTTCACAAAAAGAATTGTAGTGTTGCATTAAAACAAAGAGAAGAAGAACAACTCCGACAGATCACTGTGGATTGGGACTATGGTCAAACGGAACCTGTACCTGTTAGAGTGGAAGTGAAAGCAAAGGATCGTCAGGGGATTTACTTGGAGATGGTAAAAAGTATCTCAGGAACCCAGACAAATATTTTGGAAGCGGGGGCTTCTACAGTGCAAAAGGATACTTTGATGGCCCGCTTTATGATCGAAGTCGAACATTTGGACCAATTGAAGGAGATCCTAGGCAACTTAAAGCGTATTCCTGACGTGGTCTTTGCTCATAGGGTTAAATAA
- the nadC gene encoding carboxylating nicotinate-nucleotide diphosphorylase: MKRAYTKPISETSEEDYFPLAKMAWDEDCPEQDITSVSLFSPDQKAIAYLNAREEGILCGSGVSEVLSKLSGGDLQFKFFFKDGEKFVKGDKIAEIQGSLLSMLRVERILLNFLQYLSGISTSTRKVVDQYGSKGIMILDTRKTLPGYRKLAKYAVYCGGGSNHRLDLSEMAMIKDNHLALFGSAKIPVGKIRSNFPGRMVELEIDSLDQLEDALEAEPDVLMLDNFNIPDTRKAFQRVKEKNPKILIECSGGITPEKLEALSEFPGVGVSMGYLTHTTRFLDLGLDIRT, translated from the coding sequence GTGAAGAGGGCTTATACTAAGCCTATATCAGAGACGAGCGAGGAGGATTATTTTCCCCTGGCTAAAATGGCATGGGACGAGGATTGTCCTGAGCAAGATATAACGTCTGTTTCTTTATTCTCTCCGGATCAAAAAGCGATCGCATACTTAAACGCAAGAGAAGAAGGTATTCTCTGCGGTAGCGGTGTTTCGGAAGTTCTTTCCAAACTTTCAGGCGGAGATTTACAGTTTAAATTCTTCTTTAAAGACGGAGAAAAATTCGTCAAAGGAGACAAGATCGCCGAGATACAAGGTAGTCTTCTCTCCATGTTACGCGTAGAAAGAATCCTTCTAAACTTCTTACAATATCTTTCCGGTATTTCTACTTCGACTAGAAAGGTCGTGGATCAGTATGGGTCTAAGGGTATAATGATCTTGGATACCAGGAAGACACTGCCCGGATACAGGAAACTTGCAAAGTACGCAGTGTATTGCGGGGGAGGTTCCAACCATAGATTGGATCTTTCTGAAATGGCGATGATCAAGGATAATCATTTGGCATTATTCGGATCTGCAAAAATTCCTGTGGGAAAGATCAGATCTAATTTTCCCGGAAGAATGGTGGAACTAGAAATAGATTCCTTGGACCAATTGGAAGACGCGCTCGAAGCGGAACCAGATGTTTTAATGTTAGATAATTTTAATATACCCGATACACGCAAAGCGTTCCAAAGGGTAAAAGAAAAAAATCCTAAAATCCTGATAGAATGTTCCGGAGGGATCACTCCGGAAAAACTGGAAGCATTGTCCGAATTTCCCGGTGTAGGAGTTAGCATGGGATACCTGACTCATACTACCAGATTTTTGGATCTAGGTTTGGATATAAGGACCTAA
- a CDS encoding lipoprotein LipL71, whose translation MKTFRAISFPSLVLGVLGFLVACGAELPVKELAEAKTAITRAKDAGAERYASGEFEEARKSLLTAHEKASNEDLGETKKSAEYAKSKAYDALERSYPQLTEESKTQANTSINEADEAYASQLAAEPYNNAVELKKEGDTLRDNADRTLESYPKESGDDAKLRTRLAAFDQYEQSNKKYLESKKAATDAKSLALSQKQQLIDSLADIEKNLDDADRYASGQDPEVAQTRERLNAAKAKIDEGKIKEGYSEVDDIRKKSAELVAKNIQAYALKKKAEAKDSIGKAKDKLSGIDQSKLKSSKDLQTSYQRADENLKAADESLVSAEELYSSEKYEDSIGRSEEAIRLSRIVVDQSDDIAERLRTGSSVAGRKGDAGDNTSSTKKGEDSTASSSGELPEGWKKYVVRKKVPADCLWRISAYKQHYGTSKLWKRIYDANRGKIKNPNLIYPKQVLLIPPAKGSTKFDPKKAPKKQTGSDKVEANAPQEKKEETTTPPPATSEQEPEEEEPSTPAPSTESEAPSDSGEQESDEEAR comes from the coding sequence ATGAAAACTTTTCGAGCTATATCGTTCCCATCATTGGTACTGGGAGTTTTAGGATTCCTAGTCGCCTGTGGTGCAGAACTACCTGTAAAAGAATTGGCGGAAGCTAAGACCGCTATCACTCGCGCTAAAGATGCAGGCGCAGAAAGATACGCTTCCGGAGAATTCGAGGAAGCTCGCAAAAGTCTTTTGACCGCTCATGAAAAAGCTTCTAACGAAGATTTGGGCGAGACCAAAAAAAGTGCCGAATATGCAAAAAGCAAAGCGTATGATGCATTAGAAAGATCTTATCCTCAATTGACCGAGGAATCCAAGACACAAGCGAACACCTCTATCAACGAAGCGGATGAGGCTTATGCTTCTCAGCTCGCTGCAGAACCTTATAATAATGCAGTAGAGCTTAAGAAAGAAGGGGATACTCTAAGAGACAATGCGGACCGCACTTTGGAATCCTATCCTAAGGAATCCGGGGACGACGCAAAACTTAGAACCCGTCTTGCTGCTTTCGATCAGTACGAACAAAGTAATAAAAAATATCTGGAGTCCAAAAAGGCGGCAACTGACGCCAAATCTTTGGCTCTTTCTCAAAAACAACAGTTGATCGATTCTCTCGCAGATATCGAAAAAAATCTGGATGATGCAGACAGATATGCTTCTGGCCAAGACCCTGAAGTGGCCCAAACAAGAGAACGTTTGAATGCTGCTAAGGCAAAAATCGACGAAGGAAAGATCAAAGAAGGTTATTCTGAAGTTGATGATATTCGCAAAAAATCAGCAGAACTCGTAGCAAAAAATATCCAAGCTTACGCACTCAAGAAGAAGGCAGAAGCAAAAGATTCCATCGGAAAAGCTAAGGATAAACTATCTGGAATCGATCAGTCCAAACTGAAATCCAGCAAGGATCTCCAAACTTCTTACCAAAGAGCTGACGAGAACTTAAAAGCGGCTGATGAGTCGTTAGTTTCCGCAGAAGAGTTATATTCTTCCGAAAAATACGAAGATTCTATCGGTAGATCAGAAGAAGCAATCAGACTTTCTCGCATTGTTGTAGATCAGTCTGATGATATCGCAGAAAGATTACGCACTGGATCTTCCGTTGCAGGTCGCAAAGGTGATGCAGGAGACAATACTTCTTCTACCAAAAAAGGAGAAGATTCTACTGCTTCTTCTTCCGGAGAACTTCCTGAAGGTTGGAAAAAATACGTAGTTCGTAAGAAAGTTCCTGCAGATTGCCTCTGGAGAATTTCCGCTTACAAACAACATTACGGCACTTCTAAACTTTGGAAACGTATCTATGATGCGAACCGTGGTAAGATCAAAAATCCAAACTTGATCTATCCTAAACAAGTATTGTTAATTCCGCCTGCTAAAGGATCCACTAAGTTCGATCCGAAAAAAGCTCCTAAAAAGCAGACAGGAAGTGATAAAGTAGAGGCGAATGCTCCGCAAGAGAAGAAGGAAGAGACTACAACTCCTCCTCCTGCTACTTCTGAGCAAGAACCGGAAGAAGAAGAGCCTTCAACTCCGGCACCTTCCACAGAGAGTGAAGCACCTTCCGATTCTGGTGAACAGGAAAGCGACGAAGAAGCTCGTTGA
- a CDS encoding STAS domain-containing protein, translated as MEITRRESGNIVILDINGEIDLYNAPEIKDVIAKLIEEQKYYTIINLEKVSYIDSSGIGALISSLSNLKKYQGGLKIINVAGSVRKVFELTKLTSFFEIFDNEADAVAAFK; from the coding sequence ATGGAAATCACCAGAAGGGAAAGCGGTAACATCGTAATTCTGGACATCAATGGGGAGATAGATTTATACAATGCCCCTGAGATTAAGGATGTGATCGCAAAGCTCATTGAAGAGCAGAAATACTATACTATTATCAATCTGGAAAAGGTCTCTTATATCGACTCATCCGGAATCGGTGCTTTGATTTCCAGCCTCTCTAACTTAAAAAAATACCAGGGCGGACTTAAAATTATCAACGTTGCTGGTTCCGTAAGAAAGGTATTTGAATTAACTAAATTAACGTCATTCTTCGAGATCTTTGATAACGAAGCTGATGCCGTCGCTGCCTTCAAATAA
- the tgt gene encoding tRNA guanosine(34) transglycosylase Tgt, with protein sequence MIYRSRVEDPHSFARTGTLSLNGIEIPTPVFMPVGTRGAVKSLDSDDIDELGYELILGNTYHLYLRPGTEVLEKFGGLKNFVSYKKALLTDSGGFQVFSLNSLVKFKKEGVEFRSHIDGSPHFFTPEKVIDIQRSIGSDIMMVLDDCPPGDGTVSRIKEALDRTHRWAEEAVNYWEKDKRNQFLFGIFQGGTNLDLRLESLEKIRSLPFSGIAIGGLSVGEPRPDFIRTMEGISSYTDRTRPLYLMGVGTVPDILEGVRNGVDMFDCVLPTRNARNGQVFTSRGKVNLRNEKWKLVDEPMDPECECKVCKRYSIGYIRHLHHVKELSAFSLSTYHNLHFMKKFMRELRHSIEVGNFSEFFVKWKNLYERPEISR encoded by the coding sequence ATGATCTATAGATCTAGGGTAGAAGATCCACATTCTTTTGCCCGAACCGGAACCTTATCCCTCAACGGAATCGAAATTCCAACGCCTGTATTTATGCCTGTGGGCACAAGAGGTGCAGTCAAATCCCTGGACTCTGACGATATAGATGAGTTAGGTTATGAACTGATACTCGGAAATACCTATCATCTTTATCTCCGCCCCGGCACCGAGGTCCTGGAGAAATTTGGCGGGCTTAAAAACTTTGTTTCGTATAAAAAAGCTCTGCTCACAGACAGCGGTGGTTTCCAAGTTTTCAGTCTGAATTCTCTTGTGAAATTTAAAAAAGAAGGAGTGGAGTTCCGTTCTCATATTGACGGAAGTCCTCATTTTTTCACTCCCGAGAAAGTCATCGATATCCAGAGATCGATCGGTTCAGACATCATGATGGTTTTGGATGATTGTCCTCCCGGAGACGGAACTGTTTCTAGGATCAAAGAAGCTTTAGATCGGACCCATCGTTGGGCGGAAGAAGCTGTGAATTACTGGGAGAAAGACAAACGTAATCAATTTTTATTCGGAATTTTCCAAGGCGGAACCAATTTAGATCTGAGATTGGAGAGCCTGGAGAAGATTCGTTCTCTTCCTTTTTCCGGAATTGCGATCGGAGGACTCTCCGTAGGAGAACCCAGACCTGATTTTATCCGAACCATGGAAGGAATTTCCTCGTACACCGACAGGACTAGACCATTATATCTGATGGGAGTAGGAACTGTTCCGGATATTTTGGAAGGAGTAAGAAACGGAGTCGACATGTTTGACTGCGTTCTTCCCACCCGAAATGCTAGAAACGGGCAAGTATTCACTTCTCGAGGAAAAGTGAATCTCAGAAATGAAAAATGGAAGCTCGTAGATGAGCCGATGGACCCGGAATGCGAATGCAAAGTGTGTAAAAGATACAGTATCGGGTATATTAGACACTTACATCACGTGAAAGAGTTAAGCGCATTTTCCTTGAGCACGTACCATAATTTGCATTTTATGAAAAAGTTCATGAGAGAACTTCGACATTCCATCGAAGTTGGAAATTTCAGCGAGTTTTTCGTTAAATGGAAAAATTTGTACGAAAGACCGGAAATTTCTCGTTGA
- a CDS encoding Fur family transcriptional regulator — MNKDRETEILKTVDDSIRMEMKTFSDYLQKKGLKITNQRMLVAERIFSLHNHFTAESLLEEFKDQRDKISKATIYRILSIMVEAKLLQEHNFGQDYKYYEHIIGHTHHDHIICIDCGRIVEFMDERIEQLQEQAAASNGFKITGHSLNIYGSCLDPNCPNKK; from the coding sequence ATGAACAAAGACCGAGAAACTGAAATTCTGAAAACCGTAGACGATTCCATCCGGATGGAGATGAAAACTTTTTCCGATTACTTACAGAAGAAGGGACTAAAGATCACCAACCAAAGGATGTTAGTCGCAGAACGTATTTTCTCCCTGCATAATCACTTCACCGCGGAAAGCCTCCTGGAAGAATTCAAAGACCAAAGAGATAAAATTTCCAAGGCTACCATTTATAGAATTCTATCCATCATGGTGGAAGCGAAGTTATTGCAAGAGCATAATTTCGGCCAAGATTATAAGTATTACGAACATATCATAGGTCATACTCATCACGATCATATCATCTGCATAGACTGTGGAAGAATAGTCGAGTTCATGGACGAAAGGATCGAACAGCTGCAAGAGCAAGCAGCCGCAAGCAACGGGTTCAAGATCACAGGTCATAGCCTGAATATCTACGGCTCTTGTTTGGATCCGAATTGTCCGAACAAAAAATGA
- the lptE gene encoding LPS assembly lipoprotein LptE, whose amino-acid sequence MRLLVPIFLVFCLSSCTYLTREPGNPPKIDGIPIPDSKRTVYVQNFRNNSYGIAMHTTLSDLVKQEINYRGRFIQTREKSQAAYRIYGEISHYQQVGALLDQGGQQLSKEMFVVCKVELQKAGGEKIPLERTEIPARIIYSDQVGFMETEGQAQTRLLKILAVRIAEELERAWYYSIAGKIEGEEE is encoded by the coding sequence ATGAGGCTCCTTGTTCCGATTTTTCTGGTATTTTGCCTAAGTTCTTGCACCTATCTCACTCGGGAGCCCGGTAATCCTCCTAAAATAGACGGGATCCCCATCCCGGATTCTAAACGCACAGTGTATGTGCAGAATTTTCGGAACAATTCCTACGGGATCGCAATGCATACCACTCTTTCGGATCTGGTAAAACAGGAGATCAATTATCGAGGAAGATTTATCCAGACTAGGGAGAAGTCTCAAGCCGCATATCGTATCTACGGAGAGATCAGTCATTACCAACAGGTAGGTGCACTATTAGATCAAGGTGGCCAGCAACTTAGCAAAGAGATGTTTGTAGTCTGCAAGGTGGAGCTCCAGAAAGCAGGTGGAGAAAAAATTCCATTAGAAAGAACTGAGATCCCAGCGAGGATTATCTATTCAGACCAAGTTGGTTTTATGGAAACAGAGGGGCAGGCTCAGACCAGATTACTCAAAATTCTTGCGGTCCGTATCGCAGAAGAATTAGAAAGAGCCTGGTATTATTCTATAGCGGGCAAAATAGAAGGTGAGGAAGAGTAA
- a CDS encoding M23 family metallopeptidase — protein sequence MGKNFLKLFPQIPLRFGLTFLLLFLTLGEGKAGETGSKVSAVSPNLKVNSALQKNIWDDLTPEVLADLGNLGFPMEMETPISGSYAEYRVHHLHMGCDFKTFHTNGISAISPFQGYIESIGQSTKGYGSNIILRSSGSNLKAKFAHLLDFKGFRKDLDLLREALALLSGGEFQVKLSPGSYNLPKGENIARLGESGSGVSHLHFELHLPNGTLNPLPYLPLRGKDRYSPELLLLYVDSEDGVQARLPLEKKGEGRFALPGNQKLNLAGGVRFRLGAYDLMTSRNKNNLFFAGIYKDEAPLYERSFRGMSYEEARIHHDIFDSNRSSLNPPVYVYNLFPAKGPSIDLRNFETGSIVKLVLKASDHAGNHSILPLEIEVGTINSKKPSITKTEFTSADGILKIKTPNKTTYGQGSLIFKKLEKPEEDLKLPEGLKSKAAIYELESSDLSWVGEAELTWRGAALGKKDGIYIYDKASKKWSALKQKGQAGLVTKLGALAILTDDAKPAVNYPYLITRNRRIKGQEEEGIEERLYTVSDTGSGYAGGAEVLLEGEVYPSEFDADRKMLIVKFPKTFSAWKKYMLLQIRIKDRAGNSSDWFTDLVRF from the coding sequence ATGGGAAAAAATTTCCTAAAACTTTTTCCACAAATCCCGCTTCGATTCGGACTAACATTTCTTCTCCTCTTTCTAACTTTGGGAGAAGGTAAAGCAGGCGAAACCGGTTCCAAAGTTTCTGCAGTTTCTCCTAATCTAAAAGTTAATTCGGCCCTTCAAAAAAATATTTGGGATGATCTCACACCTGAGGTTTTAGCTGATCTTGGAAATTTAGGTTTTCCAATGGAGATGGAAACTCCCATCTCAGGTTCCTATGCAGAATATAGAGTACATCATCTTCATATGGGTTGCGATTTTAAAACATTCCATACGAACGGGATCTCCGCCATTTCCCCATTTCAAGGATATATAGAATCGATCGGACAATCCACAAAAGGATATGGTTCGAATATAATTTTAAGATCTTCCGGTTCTAATTTAAAGGCAAAGTTTGCTCACTTACTGGACTTCAAAGGTTTCAGAAAGGATTTAGATCTACTGAGGGAAGCATTGGCATTACTCAGCGGTGGAGAATTTCAGGTAAAACTTTCTCCCGGTTCCTATAATCTCCCTAAAGGAGAAAATATTGCAAGGCTCGGAGAGTCGGGCTCAGGCGTCAGCCATCTACATTTTGAATTACATTTACCTAATGGAACATTAAACCCTCTCCCCTATTTACCTTTGAGGGGAAAAGACAGATATTCTCCCGAACTTTTGCTATTATACGTGGACTCAGAAGATGGAGTGCAGGCCAGATTACCTTTAGAAAAAAAGGGAGAAGGTAGATTTGCACTTCCAGGAAATCAAAAACTGAATCTTGCGGGAGGGGTCCGTTTCAGATTGGGAGCCTACGACCTAATGACTTCCAGAAACAAAAACAATTTATTCTTCGCAGGCATTTACAAAGACGAGGCTCCCTTATACGAAAGGTCCTTCAGAGGAATGAGCTATGAAGAAGCAAGGATCCATCACGATATATTCGACTCAAATCGTTCTTCCTTAAATCCTCCCGTTTATGTTTATAATCTATTCCCTGCAAAAGGACCAAGCATAGATCTTAGAAATTTTGAAACAGGAAGTATAGTCAAACTTGTCCTCAAGGCTTCCGATCACGCAGGAAATCATTCCATTCTTCCTTTAGAAATAGAAGTCGGAACGATAAATTCCAAAAAACCTTCCATTACGAAAACTGAATTCACATCCGCAGATGGGATCTTAAAGATCAAAACTCCAAACAAAACAACGTATGGCCAAGGTTCTTTAATATTCAAAAAATTGGAAAAACCGGAAGAAGATCTAAAACTTCCGGAAGGACTTAAATCTAAAGCGGCTATTTACGAATTAGAATCTTCCGATCTTTCTTGGGTGGGAGAAGCGGAACTAACTTGGCGTGGTGCGGCCCTAGGTAAAAAAGATGGGATCTATATCTATGATAAAGCTTCTAAAAAATGGTCTGCCCTAAAACAAAAAGGCCAAGCTGGATTAGTCACCAAACTTGGGGCATTAGCAATTCTCACTGATGATGCAAAACCTGCGGTGAATTATCCATATCTGATCACAAGAAATAGAAGGATTAAGGGCCAGGAAGAAGAAGGAATCGAAGAAAGATTATACACAGTTTCCGACACAGGCTCCGGCTATGCAGGCGGAGCAGAAGTTTTACTCGAAGGAGAAGTTTACCCAAGTGAGTTCGATGCGGACCGTAAAATGCTAATCGTCAAATTTCCCAAAACTTTCTCCGCTTGGAAAAAGTATATGCTACTCCAGATCCGAATTAAAGACAGAGCAGGAAACTCCTCCGATTGGTTTACAGATTTAGTGAGATTTTAG